One part of the Nitrospira defluvii genome encodes these proteins:
- a CDS encoding glycosyltransferase family 9 protein, with protein sequence MRPESNKDPRHLVIQLARLGDVVQTLPALDALRQAHPHRGFDLLCAAPLTAVAAGSGLCDRVLPWDGPRWHAWATRWADNAIDTLREAEDCIASLGALSYGRVYPLNQHARTRLLAQLCADPMMRVSDTEAWEEQMRPWAQYLRQVARERGKNRIHLADAWCGMCGVRPRGRAPIYDQSTGDIPSHVAAIGEREGLWVALAVGAGETDRCVPTEIWSRWIQTFLSRRDDGHVVLIGSGQEREAGQAVLEGVPALLQGHVWDCTGRTTLTQLMEVLRRCQWIVGADTGPLHLGTLVGARALGFYFSRARVHETGPYGTGHWVYQSATTQQPNTWPIAESIALMCDDQPASSDDWTLWRSHMDEWGVCFDDGSASQASEATRATIWQSLAPALCRSAAA encoded by the coding sequence ATGCGGCCTGAGTCGAACAAGGATCCACGCCACCTGGTGATTCAACTGGCCAGACTGGGTGATGTCGTGCAAACCCTGCCCGCACTAGACGCACTACGGCAGGCGCATCCACATCGGGGATTTGACCTCCTCTGTGCCGCTCCCTTGACGGCAGTGGCAGCAGGAAGCGGCCTGTGCGATCGAGTCCTTCCCTGGGATGGTCCCAGGTGGCATGCCTGGGCGACACGTTGGGCAGACAACGCGATTGACACGTTGCGCGAGGCGGAGGATTGCATTGCATCACTTGGCGCCTTGTCTTATGGGCGAGTGTATCCTTTGAATCAACATGCCAGGACCCGCCTGCTTGCCCAACTCTGTGCCGATCCGATGATGCGCGTTTCGGACACCGAGGCCTGGGAGGAACAGATGCGCCCATGGGCGCAGTATCTCCGTCAGGTGGCTAGGGAACGGGGGAAGAACCGGATTCACCTGGCCGACGCCTGGTGCGGCATGTGCGGTGTCAGACCGCGGGGCCGGGCCCCGATCTACGATCAGAGTACTGGGGACATTCCGTCGCACGTGGCCGCGATCGGTGAACGGGAAGGTCTGTGGGTTGCGCTGGCAGTGGGGGCAGGGGAGACGGATCGCTGCGTCCCGACTGAGATTTGGAGCCGATGGATTCAGACATTTCTCTCGCGACGGGATGACGGGCACGTCGTCCTGATCGGCAGCGGGCAAGAACGGGAAGCCGGACAGGCCGTTCTTGAGGGGGTGCCGGCGCTGCTTCAGGGACATGTCTGGGACTGCACCGGACGGACCACCCTCACGCAGTTGATGGAGGTGTTGCGCCGGTGCCAGTGGATCGTCGGCGCGGATACGGGACCCCTGCACTTGGGGACCTTGGTGGGAGCCCGCGCATTAGGTTTCTATTTTTCCCGTGCCCGCGTCCATGAAACCGGCCCCTATGGCACGGGACATTGGGTCTATCAATCCGCGACAACGCAGCAGCCGAATACCTGGCCAATCGCGGAAAGCATCGCATTGATGTGTGATGATCAGCCAGCGAGCTCTGACGATTGGACGCTGTGGAGGAGCCATATGGATGAGTGGGGCGTCTGTTTCGATGACGGATCGGCATCTCAGGCTTCGGAGGCCACGCGCGCTACGATCTGGCAATCCCTTGCACCCGCACTCTGTCGTTCGGCAGCCGCATGA